One Candidatus Ornithobacterium hominis genomic region harbors:
- a CDS encoding LptF/LptG family permease translates to MKILDRYIIKNFLGTFIFMTSLLALIVVVIDLSQKVNKIQDNGSTIWEALTSFYPFFLVWIINTFLAIGVFISAIYFTSRLTNNTEIVAMTSGGMSFFRLTRPYLIVAIGIGLASFLVNHYFLPQANVYKNEYMYTYLQRSSDEFEYFKGRPISSQITPNEYIFVNNYNRRTKNGNGFLFQKFNGLKLVYAMRANSLIWNEEDSIYQLDNYYERFVRENKPDSLIEGNQVNLKLKFSPDELLPEGYVAETMNSFDLIKFIEREKFKGSASINVYQNELYQRTSLPFSSIILTLLALSLSSTKRRGGIGINLAIGVGIAFIYLFGNESSKVLAEVGNISPLLATWLSNIVFGLLTIILYFKRAYQ, encoded by the coding sequence GTGAAGATTCTAGACCGCTATATTATAAAAAATTTTTTGGGGACATTTATTTTCATGACGTCTCTCCTTGCCTTGATTGTCGTGGTAATAGATTTGAGTCAAAAAGTCAATAAAATTCAAGACAATGGCTCTACAATTTGGGAAGCCTTGACTTCTTTTTATCCATTCTTCTTGGTTTGGATTATCAACACCTTTTTGGCAATCGGAGTTTTTATCTCAGCAATTTATTTCACCTCCCGCCTTACCAACAATACTGAAATCGTTGCGATGACCTCTGGAGGAATGAGTTTCTTTCGTCTTACCCGCCCGTATTTGATTGTTGCCATTGGTATTGGGTTAGCTTCTTTTCTAGTAAATCACTATTTTTTGCCTCAAGCCAATGTCTATAAAAATGAATACATGTACACTTATTTACAGCGGAGTTCGGATGAATTTGAATACTTTAAGGGGCGACCAATTAGCTCTCAAATTACGCCCAATGAATACATTTTTGTCAATAATTACAATCGCCGCACTAAAAACGGAAATGGTTTTCTATTCCAAAAATTTAATGGGCTGAAATTAGTTTACGCTATGCGTGCCAATAGCTTAATCTGGAACGAAGAAGATTCTATTTATCAACTCGATAATTATTATGAAAGATTTGTACGAGAAAACAAACCCGACAGTTTAATCGAAGGAAATCAAGTGAATTTAAAACTTAAATTTTCTCCCGATGAATTGTTACCAGAGGGTTATGTTGCCGAAACGATGAATAGCTTTGATTTGATAAAATTCATCGAACGAGAAAAATTTAAGGGCAGTGCCAGCATCAATGTCTACCAAAATGAGCTATACCAACGTACCAGTTTACCTTTTTCTTCTATTATTTTAACCCTATTGGCTCTATCTCTAAGCTCAACAAAAAGAAGGGGTGGCATCGGTATAAACCTCGCTATCGGGGTAGGTATCGCATTTATCTATTTATTTGGAAATGAGTCCAGTAAAGTATTAGCTGAAGTTGGTAACATCAGCCCATTACTCGCCACTTGGCTATCAAACATTGTGTTTGGTTTACTTACAATTATCTTATATTTTAAAAGAGCTTATCAATAA
- a CDS encoding TlpA family protein disulfide reductase, whose amino-acid sequence MNWFRKNLSNIIFIFLLGLLFFPPTGKPIKIFIQQMLAFSPQIKSENDYKQIHFTDWEIQAKNQNFIKPLENLNKPVVINFWATWCPPCIAEMPFFANLYHEMQGEVDFYFISNESWEEIQGFEAKREFKLPYFRYFKEHPQWPINSIPRTIVINKKGEIILDETGIAKWDSKSFKNHLKNLSNSHN is encoded by the coding sequence ATGAATTGGTTCAGAAAAAACCTAAGCAACATTATTTTTATTTTTTTACTAGGTTTATTATTCTTTCCTCCGACTGGGAAACCAATCAAAATATTCATTCAGCAAATGCTGGCCTTCTCTCCGCAAATCAAAAGTGAGAATGATTATAAACAGATTCATTTCACTGATTGGGAAATTCAGGCTAAAAACCAAAATTTTATAAAGCCTTTAGAAAATTTGAATAAACCTGTAGTCATCAATTTTTGGGCTACTTGGTGTCCTCCGTGTATTGCAGAAATGCCTTTTTTTGCAAATCTCTATCATGAAATGCAAGGGGAAGTTGATTTTTATTTCATTTCCAATGAATCGTGGGAGGAGATTCAAGGTTTTGAAGCAAAACGTGAGTTCAAACTCCCCTATTTTCGTTATTTTAAAGAGCATCCGCAGTGGCCAATTAATTCGATACCGCGAACCATTGTTATCAATAAAAAAGGAGAAATCATTTTAGACGAAACGGGAATAGCTAAATGGGATAGTAAGTCTTTCAAAAATCATTTAAAAAATCTTTCTAACTCACATAATTAA
- a CDS encoding type I phosphomannose isomerase catalytic subunit, whose protein sequence is MKPYPIKFEPILQEKLWGGNKLKHVFNKTDRDENFGESWELSNVEGFSSVVTNGELKNQSFSEVLKHHHKEILGPKVSGSDFPLLIKFLDAKIPLSLQVHPDDERAKIYADSRGKTEMWIILSAEPDAKIYLDWANSMTKEKAEIALKDGSIMDYVKTYDAQPGDCFFVPAGTVHAIGKGIVLAEIQQTSDSTYRLFDWNRVDKNGNPRDLHIEESLRVMDWNPKENLKKYFSKEQNQLNPVVNEKHFKTSYLPLEGAFELENKYDSFQILICTEGFGKIQWENEILAFQKGDTLLLPFALNKVSLISENGASLIHVHL, encoded by the coding sequence ATGAAACCTTATCCAATTAAATTTGAGCCCATTCTTCAAGAAAAATTATGGGGTGGGAATAAACTCAAGCATGTTTTTAACAAAACTGATAGAGATGAGAATTTTGGTGAGAGCTGGGAGCTTTCTAATGTTGAAGGTTTTTCTAGTGTGGTAACTAATGGGGAGTTGAAAAATCAATCTTTCAGCGAAGTTCTAAAACATCACCACAAAGAGATTTTGGGACCTAAAGTTTCTGGAAGTGATTTCCCTCTATTAATTAAATTTTTAGATGCTAAAATTCCACTCTCTTTACAAGTTCACCCTGATGATGAAAGAGCTAAAATCTATGCCGATAGCCGCGGAAAAACAGAAATGTGGATTATCCTATCAGCTGAGCCTGATGCTAAAATTTATTTAGATTGGGCTAATTCTATGACTAAAGAAAAAGCTGAAATTGCACTGAAAGATGGGAGCATCATGGACTATGTCAAAACTTATGATGCCCAGCCAGGTGATTGTTTTTTTGTACCTGCAGGCACTGTGCATGCTATAGGCAAAGGGATTGTTTTGGCTGAAATTCAGCAAACTAGTGACTCTACCTATCGCCTCTTTGATTGGAATCGGGTAGATAAAAACGGAAATCCAAGAGATTTACACATCGAGGAAAGTTTGCGTGTAATGGATTGGAATCCGAAAGAGAATCTAAAAAAGTATTTTTCTAAAGAACAAAATCAATTAAATCCTGTGGTGAATGAAAAACACTTCAAAACTTCTTATTTGCCACTGGAAGGGGCTTTCGAGTTAGAAAACAAGTATGACTCTTTTCAGATTTTGATTTGTACCGAAGGCTTTGGTAAAATTCAGTGGGAGAATGAGATTTTAGCGTTCCAAAAAGGAGACACTTTACTTCTACCTTTCGCATTGAATAAAGTTTCTTTGATTAGCGAAAATGGTGCATCACTGATTCATGTACACTTATAA
- a CDS encoding ribonucleotide-diphosphate reductase subunit beta — protein sequence MGIFDKRVNYKPFEYPEIMQFTDAINKSFWVHSEVDFTADVQDFHSQISDADRNAVKNSLLAIAQIEVNVKTFWGNLYAHMPKPEMNGLGSTFAECEFRHSEAYSRLLEVLGYNQSFEALIEVPVIQKRINYLTEALKDSNSKDPKEYLISLLMFSILIENVSLFSQFAIILSFTRFRGFMKNVSNIIAWTSVDEQIHANAGIFLINKIKEEFPHLLKEEDVEQIYALIDESISVEGEILDWIFEQGEIPNVSKENLLNFMKFRVDDSLVKIGFKPLYKVTAEQYKPMEWFEQEVFSHSMDDFFAKRPVDYTKHDKSITANDLF from the coding sequence ATGGGCATTTTTGACAAAAGAGTAAATTATAAACCGTTTGAATATCCTGAAATCATGCAATTTACAGATGCGATCAATAAATCTTTTTGGGTACATTCAGAAGTTGACTTTACGGCAGATGTTCAGGATTTTCATTCACAAATTAGCGATGCAGATCGCAATGCCGTAAAGAATTCCTTGCTGGCGATTGCACAAATAGAAGTAAACGTAAAGACCTTTTGGGGGAATCTATATGCTCATATGCCCAAGCCAGAAATGAATGGCTTGGGGTCGACTTTTGCTGAATGTGAATTTCGTCATTCAGAAGCATATTCACGCCTGCTAGAGGTTTTGGGTTATAATCAGTCGTTTGAAGCCTTGATAGAGGTTCCTGTGATTCAAAAAAGAATAAATTACTTGACAGAGGCTTTAAAAGATTCAAACTCAAAAGATCCAAAAGAATACTTGATTTCGCTTCTGATGTTTAGTATTTTGATAGAAAATGTATCTCTTTTCAGTCAATTTGCTATCATTCTTTCTTTCACAAGATTTCGTGGGTTTATGAAGAATGTAAGCAACATCATAGCTTGGACTTCTGTGGATGAGCAAATTCATGCCAATGCAGGTATTTTCTTGATTAATAAGATTAAAGAAGAATTTCCACACCTACTAAAGGAGGAAGATGTAGAGCAAATTTATGCTTTAATTGATGAGAGCATTTCGGTAGAAGGAGAAATTTTGGATTGGATTTTTGAGCAAGGAGAAATTCCAAATGTTTCAAAAGAAAATTTACTTAATTTCATGAAATTCCGAGTGGATGATAGTTTGGTGAAAATTGGTTTTAAACCATTATACAAAGTTACGGCAGAGCAATACAAGCCAATGGAATGGTTTGAGCAAGAAGTTTTCTCTCACTCGATGGATGATTTCTTCGCTAAGCGACCAGTAGACTACACCAAGCATGATAAAAGCATTACAGCTAATGATTTATTCTAA
- the tgt gene encoding tRNA guanosine(34) transglycosylase Tgt, with protein sequence MNFKIEATDALSVARAGELITAHGKVKTPIFMPVGTVASVKSVHQRELKEDIQAQIILGNTYHLYLRPGIEILNAAGGLHRFMNWDAPILTDSGGFQVYSLSDIRKVSEEGVRFQSHIDGSYHLFSPEYSMEIQRNIGADIIMAFDELTGIPATYQNAKKAMEVTHRWLERCRNWLGENPPLYGYPQTLFPIVQGNSYKDLRIESAKYIADFNADGNAIGGLSVGEPEEMMYEITDLVCGILPQEKPRYLMGVGTPWNILECISLGVDMFDCVMPTRNARNGMLFTWNGVINIKNARWKDDFSPLDENGTSYVDQQYSKAYLRHLFIAKEYLAKQIASIHNLAFYLDLVRTARQKIMEESFEAWKNQVIPQLKNRL encoded by the coding sequence ATGAATTTTAAAATTGAAGCTACAGATGCCCTATCAGTTGCACGTGCAGGGGAACTCATCACCGCCCATGGTAAGGTGAAAACGCCCATCTTCATGCCTGTGGGGACTGTGGCAAGTGTGAAATCCGTACACCAAAGGGAGCTGAAAGAAGATATACAGGCTCAAATTATTTTGGGTAATACCTACCACCTCTACCTCCGCCCTGGCATCGAAATTTTGAATGCTGCGGGTGGTTTGCATCGTTTCATGAATTGGGACGCTCCTATCTTGACTGATAGCGGTGGCTTCCAAGTTTATTCTTTGTCTGACATCAGAAAAGTGAGCGAGGAAGGTGTTCGGTTTCAATCGCATATAGATGGCTCTTATCATCTTTTTTCTCCTGAATATTCTATGGAAATTCAACGAAACATCGGAGCTGATATCATTATGGCATTTGATGAATTAACTGGGATTCCTGCTACTTACCAAAATGCTAAAAAAGCAATGGAAGTGACTCATCGCTGGCTAGAACGTTGCCGGAATTGGCTGGGGGAAAACCCTCCTTTGTATGGTTACCCGCAGACGCTATTTCCCATCGTGCAAGGGAATTCCTACAAAGATTTGAGGATAGAATCGGCAAAATACATTGCCGATTTCAATGCCGATGGAAATGCGATTGGTGGGCTCAGTGTGGGTGAACCAGAGGAAATGATGTACGAAATCACAGATTTAGTCTGTGGTATTTTACCTCAAGAAAAGCCACGTTATTTGATGGGCGTTGGCACACCTTGGAATATTTTGGAATGCATCAGTTTAGGCGTAGATATGTTTGATTGTGTGATGCCTACGCGCAATGCTAGAAATGGTATGCTATTTACTTGGAACGGGGTGATAAACATAAAAAACGCCCGATGGAAAGATGATTTTAGCCCTTTGGATGAAAATGGAACTTCGTATGTTGACCAACAATATAGCAAAGCTTATCTTCGGCATTTATTCATTGCCAAAGAATATTTAGCCAAGCAAATTGCCTCTATTCATAACTTGGCTTTTTATTTAGATTTGGTGCGTACAGCTCGGCAAAAAATCATGGAAGAAAGCTTTGAAGCTTGGAAGAATCAAGTTATTCCTCAACTTAAAAACAGATTGTAA